The window GGAGGGCTCACTCGTGAACAGGAAGCGGGTGCACCGGATCTGGAAAGCGGAGGGGCTGCAGCTGCCGCGCCGGCGGGCCAGGAAGCGGCGGCGGGGACCTCCAGGGGAGGTGATCCGCCGGGCAGAGTACCCCAACCACGTGTGGACGTACGACTTCATCGAGGACCGAACGGAACAGGGCGGGAAGCTACGGATGCTGACCGTGCTCGAT is drawn from Candidatus Acetothermia bacterium and contains these coding sequences:
- a CDS encoding IS3 family transposase, producing MRTRRMYSERRGCVVVGIARSSFRYVPCPRPGEAALTEEIRRLAAEHPAYGYRRIAAVLRREGSLVNRKRVHRIWKAEGLQLPRRRARKRRRGPPGEVIRRAEYPNHVWTYDFIEDRTEQGGKLRMLTVLD